One genomic segment of Synechocystis sp. LKSZ1 includes these proteins:
- a CDS encoding class I fructose-bisphosphate aldolase encodes MTFTEELKATAQAMVAMGKGILAADESFDTANQRFQKLGIPQTVEMRRAYREMLFTTAGIEKFISGAILFDETIRQATQDGVLFTKVLQDAGIIPGIKLDAGAKPLAGFRHERITEGLDRLRDRIDEYYSLGARFAKWRAVIAIGKDIPSQCCIEANADALARYAALCQEGGLVPIIEPEVLMDGDHIIAESFEVHQRVLHAVFKRLYLYRIQLDQMILKPSMVIAGMDCPQQSSVEQVAQATVECLRNHVPASVPGCTFLSGGQSTELATAHLNAMNRLSKKQLPWMLTFSYGRALQQEAMKTWMGKATNVVAAQKAFSHRAQLNSAAALGEYNSTMEVITTASSPIPS; translated from the coding sequence ATGACTTTTACAGAAGAATTGAAAGCAACGGCTCAAGCAATGGTTGCAATGGGCAAAGGTATTCTCGCCGCCGATGAAAGTTTTGATACCGCAAATCAGAGATTTCAGAAGTTGGGCATCCCACAGACTGTGGAAATGCGTCGCGCTTACCGTGAAATGCTGTTCACCACAGCGGGGATCGAGAAGTTTATCAGTGGAGCGATTTTGTTTGATGAAACGATTCGCCAAGCCACTCAAGACGGAGTGCTATTTACAAAAGTTCTTCAGGATGCAGGCATTATTCCAGGCATCAAACTTGATGCAGGAGCAAAGCCCTTAGCCGGTTTCCGCCACGAGCGAATTACAGAGGGACTAGATAGATTGCGGGATCGTATTGATGAATACTACAGCCTCGGTGCTCGCTTTGCGAAATGGAGGGCCGTCATCGCAATCGGCAAAGATATTCCTTCTCAGTGCTGTATTGAAGCTAACGCCGATGCCTTGGCACGGTATGCCGCACTGTGTCAAGAAGGCGGTTTAGTACCCATTATTGAGCCAGAAGTTTTGATGGATGGAGATCATATAATCGCTGAAAGTTTTGAAGTGCATCAAAGAGTTCTACACGCTGTATTTAAGCGACTTTATCTGTATCGGATTCAACTCGATCAGATGATTTTGAAACCCAGCATGGTCATTGCTGGAATGGACTGCCCACAACAGTCTAGTGTTGAGCAAGTCGCACAGGCAACCGTGGAGTGCTTACGCAATCACGTTCCAGCTTCAGTCCCTGGTTGCACTTTTCTCTCTGGTGGGCAGAGCACCGAATTAGCAACCGCACACCTCAATGCCATGAACCGTTTATCCAAAAAACAACTTCCTTGGATGCTTACGTTTTCCTATGGTCGTGCTCTCCAACAGGAAGCGATGAAAACATGGATGGGTAAGGCAACCAATGTTGTAGCAGCGCAAAAAGCTTTTTCCCATCGTGCTCAATTGAATAGCGCAGCCGCTTTAGGAGAATATAACTCTACGATGGAGGTCATCACAACAGCTAGCTCTCCTATACCCTCCTAG